CCAGGCCGGATGCTCGATGCGCGTGTCGTCGAGGACGGGGAAGCCCGCGGCGCGGATCTTGGCGACGGTGGCGTCGAGATCGTCGACACGGAGCATCAGCGCCGCCATGCCGGTCTGGTTCATCGGCCGCGGCGCCGGGCCGCGCAGCGTGCCGGGCGCCCGAAACGCGAACAGCGCCAGGCGCACGCCGTCGCGCTCGACGAAGACGCTGGTCTGGTCGACCTCGGCAAGGCCGAGGAGCCTGGCCGAGAGCGCGTCGGCGACCACCGTCTCGCTGAGCGGCCGGAAGCCGAGCAGATCGCAGTAGAACTCGAGCGCGCGGCCCAGGTCCGACACGCAGATCCCGATGTGACCGACGCGCAGCACGGCCACGGCCAGTCACTCCGCCCGCAGCGCGGTGGCGAGCTCGCGGCTCGCATCGCGCAGCGGGCGCGCGCCGGCTTCGAGCACCACGCGCTTCAGAACGCCGCTGAACTCGAACGGCGGCACGTAGTCGTCGCACACCGGAAAGCCGCGGTCGCGCCCGACCATGAGCGCGGCGCCGCCGATCTGCCAGCGCACGGGCGGGGGAAAGGCGACCTCGGCCTCGGCCAGCACCCGCTCGCCGTGCGCGAGCGAGAGCTTGCCGCCGCCTTCGCGCCGCGTGAGCTCGAAGCGCAGGCGGTGTGCGCCGGACCCCAGTGACTCGCCGGGGTCCAGGCGCACGAGATCGCCGCACACGTTCACCGCCACCACCGGGCGGCCGTGCAGCAGGTAGAGCGCCCAGCCGTTGGTCCAGTCACCCATCGCGGCGAGCATGCCGTGGGCGGTCGCGCGCCCGATCTCGAGCTCGGCGGTGACCGAGAAGCCGCCCAGCAGCGGCGGCAGGGCGTCCTCGGAAGTCGCTTCGGGCCCGGGCAGGAGCTCGACGCGCGGCCGGAAGCCGAACTGCGGCCGCACGATCGCGACCGCGCGCTGCAGAAAGCCGTCGGCCAGCGGCAGCACCTGGTTGCGGCCCGCCTCGGCCCACCAGAGCGACACGAGCTGCTCGAGCCGCGCCGGCTCCTCGCCCGCGAGGTCCTGTGACTCCGAGAAGTCGTCCTCGAGCCGGTACAGCGCCCAGCGGTCGCGGTCGAAGTCGTGACTGCCGGGCACGAGCTCGCGCTCGGCCTGGATCTGGCTGCCGACGTGGTCGGTGGTCGCCTTCCAGCCGGCGTGGTAGATCGCGCGGCTGCCGAGCATCTCGAAATACTGAGTGTCTCTGGGCGAGGCTGCCTCGGCCGAATCGAAGGCGGCGAGCAGGCTGGCGCCGTCGAGCGGGCGCTGTGGCACGCCATCCACCGCCGCCGGGCGGGGAACGCCGACCGCGTCGAGCACCGTCGGCAGGAGGTCGATCGCGTGACAGAACTGGCCGCGCACCGCCCCGCCCTGCGCGATCCGCCTGGGCCAGTGCGCGATCAGCGGCGTGCGCACGCCGCCCAGCCACGTGTAGCGCTTCCACAGCCGGAAGGGCGCGTTGCCGGCCCAGGCCCAGCCCCACGGGTAGTGGTTGTAGGCGCGGAAGCCGCCGATCTGGTCGAGCCGAGCCGCCGCCCGGCTCACCTCGTCGTCGCGGTTCATGAGGAAGCTGTGCTCGTTGAACAGGCCCGTGGGTCCGCCTTCGGCGCTCGCGCCGTTGTCGGAGATCAAGAGCACCAGCGTCTCGTCGAGGATGCCCCCTGACTCGAGGAACGCCACGAGCCGGCCGATCTCGGCGTCGGCGTGCGACAGGAAGCCCGCGAACGCCTCCATCAGCCGGCCCGCCACGGCGCGCTCGTCGGACGAGAGCTCCTTCCACGCCGGGACCCAGGACGGGCGCTCGGGCAGCGTGGTGCCCGCGGGCACGACACCCAATTCGAGCTGGCGCGAGAAAGCGCGCGCCCGCCACTCCTCCCAGCCGGCCTCGAAGCGGCCGCGGTAGCGCGCGATCCAATCGGCCGGCGCGTGGTGCGGCGCGTGCACCGCCCCGGGCGCGAGATAAAGGAAGAACGGCTTCTGCGGCGCGGCGTGGCGCAGGTCGCGAATGTTCTGGATCGCGCGGTCGACCAGGTCCTCGGTCAGATGGTAGCCCTGCTCCGGAGCGCGCGGCGGAGTCACGAAGTCGTTGCCGTGCACCAGCTCGGGGGTCCACTGGTTGGTGTCGCCGCCGAGGAACCCGTAGTAGCGCTCGAACCCCTGGGCGAGCGGCCAGCGCGCGAACGGGCCGGCGGCCGTCTGCTCCCAGCGCGGCGCGAGGTGCCACTTGCCGACCGCGAACGTGGCGTAGCCCGCGTCGCGCAGCACGCGCGCGAGCGTCGCGGCCGAGGGAGGGATGCGGCAGTCGTAGCCCGGGAAGCCCATGGGAATGTCGGTCAGGAAGCCCATGCCGACCGCGTGGTGGTTGCAGCCGGTGAGCAGCGCCGCCCGCGTGGGCGAGCACAGTGCCGTGACGTGGAAGCGGTTGAAGCGCAGGCCGCCCGCGGCGAGTGAGTCGATGGCCGGGGTGGCGATGTCGCCGCCGAAGCAGCCGAGCTGCGCGAAGCCGAGGTCGTCGAGCACGATCAGCACCACGTTGGGCGCGCCCTGCGGCGCGCGCGGGTCGCGCGGCTGCACGGCCTGCGACTCCTGGACGGTCCGGCCGATGCGCGCCCGTTCGCTCACGGCTGCGCCTCGAACAGCGGCTCGAGCTCGCGCTTCACCACCTTGCCCATGGCGTTGCGCGGCAGGGTCGCCACGAACGCGAACTGCTCCGGCACCTTGTATCTCGCGAGTCTCTCGCGCCCGAAAGCGGCGAGCTGCGCCGCGTCGGCGGCGGCGCCGGGCGCGAGCTGCACGGCCGCGACCACGCGTTGACCCAGCCGCGGGTCCGGCCGGCCCAGCACGGCACAGCTCGCCACCGCCGGGTGCTCGCACAGCACGCGCTCGACCTCGGCCGGGTACACGTTGGCGCCGCCGCGCAGGATCAGCTCGTTGCGCCGGCCGCGGATGTACAGGTCGCCGTGCTCGTCCACGAAGCCGAGGTCACCCGAGTGATACACGCCGCCGCGCAGCGCCTGCGCCGTCTCATCGGGCCGGTTCCAGTAGCCGAGCATCGGCGTGTAGACGCCGGCCCAGGCGCCGCTGCTCGCGGGCGCAACGCAGATCTCGCCCACCTGGCCCGGCTCGACCGGCCGGTCCTTCTCGTCGAGGATGCGGATCTCGACCTGGGGCACGGGCTTGCCGCACAGGCCGGGCCGCGGCGCCGCGCGGCCGTCGGAGCGAGTCACCGCGGTGGGCGCCTCGGTCATGCCATAGCCGATCGTGACCTCGTGCCCGAAGCGCTCGCGGTAGAGCGCGCGGAACTCCTCGGGACACTCGGCGCCGCCCACCTCGGGCCGGCGCAGCGAGGCGAGGTCCTCGCGAGTCACGTCCGGGTGGGTCAAGAGGTCGTACAGAACGGTCGGCACGGCGGCGAAGTGTCCCACGCGCTCGCGGCGCACCCAGTCGGCCACGCCGGGCGCGTCGATGCGGTCCATGCACACCAGCGCCGATCCGTCCTGGAACGCCACCAGCGGCCCGAGCACCATCAGGTTCAAGATGGTGAGCGGCAGGAGCACGCCCTGGCGCAGCTCCGGCCCGTAGCTGCCCGCGGCCGCCGCCACGGCGCCGGGCAGCAGCAGATTGTGGTGACTGTGCACGGCGCCCTTGGGGAAGCCGGTGGTGCCGCTGGTGTAGGCGATCGCGGCCGGGTCGTGCGGTGCCACGCCGGCGCTGGGACGGGACTCGTCGCCCTGGAGCGCGAAGCCGCCGGGAGTCACTTCGACGGCGTGCGCCAGCTCCGGCAGGCTCGCGCGCTGGGGCGCGAGTGACTCGAGCACGTCTTGCGGCGCCAGGAACACGCGCGCGCCGGAGTCGCGCAGGCAGAAGGCCTTCTCGGGCGGCGCGAGCGGACGCGAGATCCCGACCCAGAGCGCGCCCAGACGCGCCGTGCCCAGGAACGCGATCACGATGTCGACGTCGTTCGGGAGACACGCGGCCACCCGGTCGCCGCGCCGCACGCCGAGCGCCGCCAGCGCGTTCGCCGCGCGGTTGGCGGCACGGTCGAGCTCGCCGTAGCTGAATCGCCCGCTGCGACCGACCAGCGCAAGCCGCTCGGGCGCGCGCGCGGCCGGGCGGTCGAGCACCTCGCCGACGGTCACGGCCGCATGTACCAGCCGCCCGAGACGTTCAGCGCCTCGCCGGTGATGAACCCGGAGCGGCGGTCCGACGCCAGGAACATCACCGCCTCGACCACGTCCTCGGAACGCCCGTAGCGGCGCATCGGCGTGGCGTCGATCAGCGGCCGGAAATCGGCGTCGAACTTCTCCACGAAGCGCGACCAGATCAGTCCCGGCGCGATCGCGTTGCAGCGGATGCCGTGCGGGCCGACCTCGTGCGCGATGTTGCGAGTCAGCGCGAACAGCGCCGCCTTCGCGGCCGCGTATGCGGGCTCGCCGTCTTTCTCGTTGGGATTGCCGATCCAGCCGGCGACCGACGAGATGTTCACGATGTTGCCGCGGCGGCGCGCGACCATGCCCGGCAGCACGTGGCGCGCCAGGAAGAAGTTCGCGGTGAGTGACACGTCGAGCGTGCGGTCCCAGTCCATCATGTCGTAGCCGACGATCTTGCCGAGCTTGTTCTCGGCCGCGTTGCAGACCAGGATGTCGACGCCGCCCAAGGCCTTCTCGATCTCGGCCAGCATCGCGTCCACCTTGGGCCGGTCGGCGATGTCGAGCTGGAAGGCGAGCACGCGCGCGCCGGTCTCCTTGTGGATCCGCTCCGCCATCTCGCGGTTGCGGCGCTCGTGCATGTCGCAGATCGCGACCGCCGCGCCCTCCTGCGCGAAGCGCAGCGCCGTCGGCCCGCCGATGCACGAGCCGCCCCCACCCGTCACGAGCACGACCCGGCCCTCGAACTCGCGCTCGCTCACGCCTGACTCACGAGATACTGCGCGTTCTCGCGCAAGAGCTTCACCACGTCCTGGGCCGGGAACTGCTTCTGGATGCCGGCGATGAACTCCTCGGGGTGCGGCACGCACTCGGCGTGCGGGTAGTCCGAGCCGAACACCACGTGCTCCACGCCGATCAGCTCGGCCAGCGCCTTGTGGTCCTCTTCGTGGTACGGATTCACCCAGACGTGCTGCTTGAACAGCTCGCTGGCGCGCCCGTGCACGCGGCCGCCGATCCACGGGCCGTTCCGCCCCATGCCCTTCATCTTGTCCATGGCCTTCAGCAGATAGGGCACCCAGAGTGACCCGTTCTCGACCGACAGCACCTTGATGTTCGGGTAGCGGCCGAAGAAGTTGCCCATGATCAGCGCCGTGATGGTGTCCATGATCGGCCGGTCGCCGTACATGCACACCCACTGGAAGGCCGACTGATGGTGCGAGGCCGGGTTCGCCTCCTCGCCCCAGTGAGTCGACATGAGCTCGTTGTAGCCCGCCTCGCCCACGTGGTAGGCGATCGCGAGGCGCGCCTCGTTGGCGAGCGACCACACCCGGTCGAAGATCGGATCGGCAGGGGAGTGGCGGCCCGCCGGGCCGGTGCGCACGTTGACGAGCCGCGCGCCGCGCGCGAGGAACAGCTCGAGGTCGCGCAGCGCCTGTTCGGGATCGAGCAGCGACAGCACCGGCGAGGCGAAGATCCGGCCCTTCCAGGCGTAGCCCCAGGTCTCGTCGAGCCAGCGGTTGAAGGCGCGCAGGTTCGCGTACGACAGCTCGACGTCGCTGCGCAGGAAGTGCTCGACGCACACGCCGAGCGTCGGGAACAGGAACGCCGCCTCGACGCCCTGCTCGTCCATGCGCGCGAGCCGCGCGTCGCGGTTTTGGAACGCGGGGTCCATCGGGATCTCGATCGACTCGGGCTCGACCAGGCGGTCGCTGCCGAGTGACTTCAGGAACTCGCGCAGCGAGCCGGGCCGCACGGTCTTGTCGAAGCTCGCGAAGGTGTCGTCGAGGAAGTGGAACTCGCGCTCGCCGATCCAGATCTGCGGCCGGCCGTCGGCCGTGTCGACCACGCGCACGGCGCGGTCGCGAAAGCGCGGCTCCACGTAGCGCGTGAAGGCGTCGCGCGGCTCGTAGTAGTGGTTGTCGCCGTCCCAGATGCCGAAGCCGAGTGGAGTCATGCGTTCCTCCCCAGGAATTCACTGAGCGCGCGATTGAACGGCTTGGGATGAGTCACGTTGGGCGCGTGCGCCGCTCCCTCGATCACGACCAGTCCCTTGCAATTGCCCAGCGCGGACTGAAGGCCCTTGGCCGTCGCGAGGTCGAACGCCCGGTCCGCGCTGCCGTGAATCACGAGCGAGGGACACTTGATCTCGGGCAGGCGGTGCATGAACTCGTCTCGCCCCAGCACGGTGGCCCAGGGGTGCGCGGTCTCGGAGGGCGGCTTGGCCTGCCACTTCCCGAGCCAGACCGAGGCGTCGTAGCGCTTGCCGAAGAGCAGCTCCGCCATGTTGCTGCCGATCTCTCCGACGGGCCCATGCTCGATCCACGCCTCCGCGGTCGCGCGATAGCCCGCCAGCACCTCGGGCGGGAACAGCGCCGCGGCCGTGTCGACCAGCACGAGCGCGCGCACGCGGTCCGGATGCTTCCAGGCCGCGCGCAGCGACAGGAAGCCGCCTTGAGACATGCCGACCAGCGTCGCCGACGCGATGCCGAGCTGGTCCATCAAGCCGATGCAGTCACTCGCGGAGTCGTAGTAGTCGAACGGCCCGAGACACTCGCTCATGCCGTGTCCGCGCTCGTCCCAGGTGATGCAGCGGTACGCCTCGCCGAACTCCCTGACCTGCGCCTCCCACATCGAGTGG
The window above is part of the Myxococcota bacterium genome. Proteins encoded here:
- a CDS encoding VOC family protein, producing the protein MAVLRVGHIGICVSDLGRALEFYCDLLGFRPLSETVVADALSARLLGLAEVDQTSVFVERDGVRLALFAFRAPGTLRGPAPRPMNQTGMAALMLRVDDLDATVAKIRAAGFPVLDDTRIEHPAWNSKLLFVTDGDGTMVELIEIPGDPYAPFGKPLAR
- a CDS encoding arylsulfatase; its protein translation is MSERARIGRTVQESQAVQPRDPRAPQGAPNVVLIVLDDLGFAQLGCFGGDIATPAIDSLAAGGLRFNRFHVTALCSPTRAALLTGCNHHAVGMGFLTDIPMGFPGYDCRIPPSAATLARVLRDAGYATFAVGKWHLAPRWEQTAAGPFARWPLAQGFERYYGFLGGDTNQWTPELVHGNDFVTPPRAPEQGYHLTEDLVDRAIQNIRDLRHAAPQKPFFLYLAPGAVHAPHHAPADWIARYRGRFEAGWEEWRARAFSRQLELGVVPAGTTLPERPSWVPAWKELSSDERAVAGRLMEAFAGFLSHADAEIGRLVAFLESGGILDETLVLLISDNGASAEGGPTGLFNEHSFLMNRDDEVSRAAARLDQIGGFRAYNHYPWGWAWAGNAPFRLWKRYTWLGGVRTPLIAHWPRRIAQGGAVRGQFCHAIDLLPTVLDAVGVPRPAAVDGVPQRPLDGASLLAAFDSAEAASPRDTQYFEMLGSRAIYHAGWKATTDHVGSQIQAERELVPGSHDFDRDRWALYRLEDDFSESQDLAGEEPARLEQLVSLWWAEAGRNQVLPLADGFLQRAVAIVRPQFGFRPRVELLPGPEATSEDALPPLLGGFSVTAELEIGRATAHGMLAAMGDWTNGWALYLLHGRPVVAVNVCGDLVRLDPGESLGSGAHRLRFELTRREGGGKLSLAHGERVLAEAEVAFPPPVRWQIGGAALMVGRDRGFPVCDDYVPPFEFSGVLKRVVLEAGARPLRDASRELATALRAE
- a CDS encoding AMP-binding protein, with the protein product MTVGEVLDRPAARAPERLALVGRSGRFSYGELDRAANRAANALAALGVRRGDRVAACLPNDVDIVIAFLGTARLGALWVGISRPLAPPEKAFCLRDSGARVFLAPQDVLESLAPQRASLPELAHAVEVTPGGFALQGDESRPSAGVAPHDPAAIAYTSGTTGFPKGAVHSHHNLLLPGAVAAAAGSYGPELRQGVLLPLTILNLMVLGPLVAFQDGSALVCMDRIDAPGVADWVRRERVGHFAAVPTVLYDLLTHPDVTREDLASLRRPEVGGAECPEEFRALYRERFGHEVTIGYGMTEAPTAVTRSDGRAAPRPGLCGKPVPQVEIRILDEKDRPVEPGQVGEICVAPASSGAWAGVYTPMLGYWNRPDETAQALRGGVYHSGDLGFVDEHGDLYIRGRRNELILRGGANVYPAEVERVLCEHPAVASCAVLGRPDPRLGQRVVAAVQLAPGAAADAAQLAAFGRERLARYKVPEQFAFVATLPRNAMGKVVKRELEPLFEAQP
- a CDS encoding SDR family oxidoreductase, which produces MSEREFEGRVVLVTGGGGSCIGGPTALRFAQEGAAVAICDMHERRNREMAERIHKETGARVLAFQLDIADRPKVDAMLAEIEKALGGVDILVCNAAENKLGKIVGYDMMDWDRTLDVSLTANFFLARHVLPGMVARRRGNIVNISSVAGWIGNPNEKDGEPAYAAAKAALFALTRNIAHEVGPHGIRCNAIAPGLIWSRFVEKFDADFRPLIDATPMRRYGRSEDVVEAVMFLASDRRSGFITGEALNVSGGWYMRP
- a CDS encoding amidohydrolase family protein; protein product: MTPLGFGIWDGDNHYYEPRDAFTRYVEPRFRDRAVRVVDTADGRPQIWIGEREFHFLDDTFASFDKTVRPGSLREFLKSLGSDRLVEPESIEIPMDPAFQNRDARLARMDEQGVEAAFLFPTLGVCVEHFLRSDVELSYANLRAFNRWLDETWGYAWKGRIFASPVLSLLDPEQALRDLELFLARGARLVNVRTGPAGRHSPADPIFDRVWSLANEARLAIAYHVGEAGYNELMSTHWGEEANPASHHQSAFQWVCMYGDRPIMDTITALIMGNFFGRYPNIKVLSVENGSLWVPYLLKAMDKMKGMGRNGPWIGGRVHGRASELFKQHVWVNPYHEEDHKALAELIGVEHVVFGSDYPHAECVPHPEEFIAGIQKQFPAQDVVKLLRENAQYLVSQA
- a CDS encoding alpha/beta hydrolase, with translation MPFAVVNGHHLYFEDSRGRGSAVVFSHGFLLDHSMWEAQVREFGEAYRCITWDERGHGMSECLGPFDYYDSASDCIGLMDQLGIASATLVGMSQGGFLSLRAAWKHPDRVRALVLVDTAAALFPPEVLAGYRATAEAWIEHGPVGEIGSNMAELLFGKRYDASVWLGKWQAKPPSETAHPWATVLGRDEFMHRLPEIKCPSLVIHGSADRAFDLATAKGLQSALGNCKGLVVIEGAAHAPNVTHPKPFNRALSEFLGRNA